One Rosa chinensis cultivar Old Blush chromosome 3, RchiOBHm-V2, whole genome shotgun sequence DNA window includes the following coding sequences:
- the LOC112193350 gene encoding MLO-like protein 12, giving the protein MADQRKGSLEDTPTWAVSVFALFFFVLSFIIDDGLHRLTKFLKGRRRKSLNRALKKFKTEMMQLGFLSLLLTLSEVPISNICVSQVLANSFLPCEYPSDSTSVSSAAQLPASNTNFSKEVTTQTYCEAKGLVSLVSREGILQLNIFISVLAVFHVLYCILTMFLGMAKMRKWNEWEDETQTLNYQILNDPRRFQHTHQTPFGKRHLKIWSKHPLLLWPVCFARQFGGSISKVDYMTLRNGFIVANIKEGSSFNFLNFLARAFDDDFEQVVGIKFWIWIFSILFIFFNAHVFYNYYWLPFIPLLIVLLVGTKLQVVITKMCAESCKKNPVIRGSFVVELNNDLFWFGQPNWLLHLLQFVLIQNSFQLAFLTWSWIEYGQSSCFNRRTKDVIIKSTMGIVVQLICGYVTLPLYALVNQMGSGMRKAVFTELVVDGLKNWHKNASHRLSKNGSTTSRKSSNSAHFYSTDDSSILDNECSYKTPNLTIVRSSSSTSEIIEEQVPPGLTPKNGSSTSRKSSNSAQFYSTDDSSIPDNECSYKTPHPTIVRSSSSTSEIIEEHVSPGLTPNLDTTSLPTQEITRDEEKPNIINKIIYDGEISFGSSWKLKLESISKRSGEITSIIEEEVNFDQ; this is encoded by the exons atggccgACCAGAGAAAAGGTAGCCTTGAAGATACACCAACATGGGCTGTATCAgtatttgctttgtttttcttcGTGCTATCCTTTATAATCGACGATGGTCTTCATCGTCTAACGAAG TTTCTTaaaggaaggagaagaaaatccCTGAATAGGGCTTTGAAGAAGTTCAAAACAG AAATGATGCAACTGGGTTTCTTATCACTGCTTCTTACTCTGTCGGAAGTACCAATATCGAATATCTGTGTCTCTCAAGTTTTGGCAAACTCTTTTCTTCCCTGCGAATATCCCTCGGACTCAACTAGTGTCTCATCAGCCGCACAACTTCCAGCTTCAAATACCAACTTCTCTAAGGAAGTCACCACTCAAACTTACTGCGAGGCAAAG GGGTTGGTTTCTCTAGTGTCAAGGGAAGGAATCCTGCAGCTAAACATCTTTATATCGGTCTTGGCAGTGTTTCATGTTCTCTACTGCATCTTAACTATGTTTCTTGGGATGGCCAAG ATGAGAAAATGGAATGAATGGGAGGATGAAACTCAGACACTAAATTATCAGATTCTTAATG ATCCAAGGAGGTTCCAGCACACCCATCAAACGCCTTTTGGGAAACGACATCTAAAGATCTGGAGTAAACACCCTCTCCTGCTATGGCCT GTTTGTTTTGCTCGGCAGTTTGGCGGCTCAATATCAAAAGTAGATTACATGACTCTGCGAAATGGGTTCATTGTG GCCAACATCAAAGAAGGTAGCAGCTTCAATTTCCTGAACTTCCTTGCTAGAGCTTTCGATGACGATTTTGAGCAAGTAGTTGGAATCAA gttttggatttggatCTTTTCAATTCTATTCATTTTTTTCAATGCTCATG TGTTCTACAACTATTATTGGCTACCATTCATTCCCTTACTG ATTGTTCTACTCGTGGGAACAAAGCTGCAAGTCGTGATAACTAAAATGTGCGCGGAGAGTTGTAAGAAGAATCCTGTGATTCGCGGAAGCTTTGTGGTGGAGCTCAACAATGATTTATTCTGGTTTGGTCAACCCAATTGGCTTCTTCATCTCCTACAGTTTGTCCTAATCCAg AACTCGTTTCAGCTGGCATTCTTGACCTGGAGTTGG ATTGAGTATGGCCAAAGTTCATGCTTTAATCGAAGAACAAAAGATGTTATCATAAAGAGTACTATGGGAATTGTTGTGCAGTTGATTTGTGGTTATGTAACCCTCCCTCTTTATGCACTGGTTAACCAG ATGGGGTCTGGCATGAGGAAAGCAGTATTTACTGAGCTCGTAGTTGATGGCCTAAAAAACTGGCACAAGAATGCAAGCCACAGACTATCGAAGAACGGATCCACTACTTCAAGGAAATCATCAAATTCTGCACATTTTTATTCAACAGATGACTCCTCAATTCTAGACAATGAATGTAGCTACAAAACTCCTAATCTAACCATCGTGAGAAGCTCTTCTTCTACCTCCGAGATAATTGAAGAGCAGGTTCCACCCGGTTTAACTCCGAAGAATGGATCCAGTACTTCAAGAAAATCATCAAATTCTGCACAATTTTATTCAACTGATGACTCCTCAATTCCAGACAATGAATGTAGCTACAAAACTCCTCATCCCACCATTGTGAGAAGCTCTTCTTCTACCTCCGAAATAATTGAAGAGCACGTTTCACCCGGTTTAACTCCAAACCTGGATACTACAAGCTTACCAACTCAAGAAATCACCAGAGACGAAGAGAAACCCAACATCATCAACAAAATAATCTATGACGGTGAGATCTCATTTGGGAGCAGTTGGAAATTAAAGCTGGAGAGCATTAGCAAGAGAAGTGGAGAAATCACTTCAATAATTGAAGAAGAAGTTAACTTCGATCAGTGA